Proteins found in one Bacillus subtilis subsp. subtilis str. 168 genomic segment:
- the yflH gene encoding putative enzyme (Evidence 3: Putative function from multiple computational evidences; PubMedId: 1070366, 1266368; Product type e: enzyme): MNRDQEKIQIENEMNAMHGTIKEDILKDFEEFKGYLKKQVNRGKKLGLDDGKLVKSAAILGDYLAKHEEPQNGEEMLLQELWSVADEDEKEHLAQLLVKLVDKQ, encoded by the coding sequence ATGAACAGAGATCAAGAAAAAATCCAAATTGAAAACGAAATGAACGCGATGCATGGCACAATAAAAGAAGACATTTTAAAAGACTTTGAGGAATTTAAAGGCTACCTGAAAAAACAAGTCAACCGAGGCAAAAAGCTGGGATTGGATGACGGCAAGCTTGTAAAAAGCGCTGCGATCCTGGGAGACTACCTCGCAAAGCATGAAGAGCCGCAAAACGGTGAAGAAATGCTGCTGCAAGAGCTTTGGAGCGTTGCAGACGAAGATGAGAAAGAACATTTGGCACAGCTTCTGGTCAAATTGGTTGATAAACAATAA
- the acyP gene encoding acylphosphatase (Evidence 1a: Function from experimental evidences in the studied strain; PubMedId: 20447399; Product type e: enzyme): MLQYRIIVDGRVQGVGFRYFVQMEADKRKLAGWVKNRDDGRVEILAEGPENALQSFVEAVKNGSPFSKVTDISVTESRSLEGHHRFSIVYS; this comes from the coding sequence ATGCTTCAATACCGAATCATTGTAGACGGCCGGGTTCAAGGTGTGGGCTTTCGCTATTTTGTTCAAATGGAAGCTGATAAGCGAAAACTGGCCGGCTGGGTCAAAAACCGTGATGACGGGCGTGTCGAGATTTTGGCAGAGGGTCCGGAAAACGCCCTGCAATCGTTTGTTGAGGCTGTAAAGAACGGAAGCCCTTTCTCAAAGGTTACCGACATCTCTGTGACTGAATCCCGCAGCCTTGAAGGCCATCATCGATTTTCTATTGTTTACTCATAA
- the yflJ gene encoding hypothetical protein (Evidence 4: Unknown function but conserved in other organisms) — MHYGSKGWYVAELKKQGITHHEGRKLQSYKTYFLANLLESKKKQS; from the coding sequence ATGCATTACGGCAGTAAAGGCTGGTATGTGGCAGAACTAAAAAAGCAGGGGATCACGCACCATGAAGGAAGAAAGCTTCAAAGCTATAAAACCTATTTTCTTGCCAACCTGCTTGAATCAAAGAAAAAACAATCTTAA
- the yflI gene encoding hypothetical protein (Evidence 4: Unknown function but conserved in other organisms) — protein MWFIIFGIIFFIEGIIMTVYGVKKKNGMLTYIGIVFAIMTFGVVMIKLTGH, from the coding sequence ATGTGGTTTATTATTTTCGGCATCATTTTTTTCATTGAAGGCATCATTATGACCGTTTACGGCGTTAAGAAAAAAAACGGGATGCTCACATATATCGGCATTGTTTTCGCCATTATGACATTTGGCGTTGTCATGATCAAACTAACCGGCCATTAA
- the yflK gene encoding putative sulfur carrier (Evidence 3: Putative function from multiple computational evidences; PubMedId: 11886751; Product type c: carrier) translates to MKQERYSVLSLNLGKPQTLEYDGKKIETGIMKRPAKSAVMLYRENFEGDGQADLVNHGGPDKAVCVYPAEHYPFWEEFLSRPLSNAAFGENLTVAGLTEENVCIGDVFRLDEAVVQVSQPRQPCVKLAKKFGVKEMVLKVQQTGYTGFYFRVLEEGRVSPGANLELLSRGEKGISVQFANRINYHDAKNLTAIERILSEAALSESWRASFMKKKDRLLPVE, encoded by the coding sequence ATGAAACAAGAGCGCTATTCAGTTCTTTCTCTTAATCTGGGAAAACCGCAGACGCTTGAATATGACGGAAAGAAAATCGAAACCGGCATCATGAAGCGGCCGGCTAAATCAGCCGTCATGCTGTATCGGGAGAATTTTGAAGGAGACGGACAGGCGGACCTCGTCAACCACGGCGGACCTGATAAGGCTGTCTGTGTCTACCCGGCGGAGCATTATCCGTTTTGGGAAGAGTTCCTCTCAAGACCGCTGTCAAATGCCGCATTTGGAGAAAATCTGACGGTCGCGGGCCTGACTGAGGAGAATGTTTGCATCGGGGATGTGTTCAGACTTGATGAAGCTGTTGTTCAGGTCAGCCAGCCGCGCCAGCCGTGTGTAAAGCTGGCGAAAAAGTTTGGTGTAAAAGAAATGGTGCTGAAGGTCCAGCAAACCGGCTATACAGGGTTTTATTTTCGCGTGCTGGAGGAGGGCAGGGTGTCTCCCGGCGCGAACCTTGAATTGCTGTCCAGAGGAGAGAAAGGCATATCCGTCCAGTTCGCGAACCGCATCAACTACCATGATGCAAAAAATCTCACCGCCATTGAACGGATTTTAAGTGAGGCTGCACTATCGGAAAGCTGGAGAGCGTCCTTTATGAAAAAAAAGGACAGGCTGCTGCCGGTTGAATAG